The genomic segment AAATTTAATCTTATGAAAAAGAAATAAATTAAAATATGTAGTACGGATACTTTAAGATTTGCTTAAGATTCTTCACCCCAAATACATTCTGAAAGAAAAAATTTTACAGGGGAATAGGTATATACATTTCTCACGAACTCAAAAATGCGTGTATTATCTTTTAATAAATGAATCCATCCCGGAAGACGAACTTTATTCAAGGTCATAATTTCAATTCTTGAGATATGTAAATTTTAATTTCTTTTGCAATACATATGAAAACAAAAAATATTCTTATTCTCACCTATTGGGATTTTCACGATGCATTAATTCAAACCTATACCCTGCCCTATGTAAAAATTATCGCTAATCAAATCGATCACCAAAGCAAGATTTATTTGGTCACTCTCAATAAAAACGCTGCTGCTATTAACTTCAGCCATCCAAAAATAAAATTGCTATCATTTAAATATATCCCTTTTGGGATGAAAGCCATTTTCTATTATGCCTTCATGATATTGTATTTTTTTCTCTTTATCTTCAACAAAAAAATAAATTACATTCACGCATGGTGCACTCCGGCAGGTGTTTTCGGTTATATTTTGTCTATCTTAACCGGCCGCAAACTCATCATAGACAGTTATGAACCACATGCAGAATCGATGGTTGAAGCCGGTCAATGGTCAAAAAAATCATTGGCCTACAAAATATTGTTTTTTTTCGAGCGAAAAATGACACACAGAGCCAAATATCTAATTGCGACAACCGAAAAAATGATAACTAATTATGCAGCATCCCGTTTTTCTTTTAATCCGGACAAAAAAAATTGGTTTGTCAAACCTGCTTGCGTCGATATGGAATTATTTAGACCCGATGAAAAAAAAAGGAATTTTTTGAGAAAAAAATTAAATATTGAAAATAAAATCACCGGAATCTATGCCGGGAAATTTGGTGGCATTTATTTAGAAAATGAATTTTTTGAGTGGCTAAAAATTGCGCAGGATTATTGGAAAGATAATTTTCATTTTCTATTGTTAACCTCGCATCCAATAGAATTTATCCGTAAAAAATGCAAAGAGTATCATATTGATATGAATTGTTTGACCGTCACATTTGTTCCTCACAAAGAAGTTCCTTTGTATCTGAATGCTGCCGATTTTGCATTGACTCCCGTTAAACCTGTCTATACCAAAAGATTTTGTTCGCCAATTAAAGACGGTGAATATTGGGCCATGGGACTACCTGTAATCATCCCGTCCAATATATCGGACGATTCCTGTATCATTGAAAAACATCAAGCCGGATATGTGTTAAAGAATTTTACTACACAAGAATATTTAAAATCTGTCGAAACTATCGATAAACTTGTCAAGCAAAATTTACGAGATAAAATTACGGAGATTGCAAAAAAATACAGGAATTTTGACCATATTCAACATATCTATCGAAGTATTTATGGAGATTAATGTGTTTCATTGAAAAAGGTTTTTCATGATTTTTTTTAAACTTGAAATGATAGACGGATTGAATGTTGAATTAAAATATAGAGCGTGAAGAAACAAAAAAAAATACTTATCATCTGTCCATACCCACAAAACACTGCTCCCAGCCAGCGGTTGAAATACGAGCAATATTTCGAACATTTTAAGAAAAACGGATATGAAATAACAATTGCTCCATTCATGCATCAAAATCTTTGGCAGATTGTATATAAAAAGGGGAATTTTTTTAAAAAACTCTTATATACTCTAAGGGGCTACTGGCAACGTTTTCTATTGCTTTTCACAGTTGGCAGATATGATATTGTGTATGTGCATTTATGGGCTACACCATTTGGCCTGCCTTTATATGAAGCAATTTTGTGCCTGTTATCCAAAAAAATAGTTTACGACATCGACGATATGATTTTTCTTGGAAGAAGCAGCAAGTATCAACAATGGACACAATTTTTCAAAGGTAAACTTAAGATTGTTTATCTAATCAAACACTCCGGGAAAGGTGATTGTATCCACGACCGCACTTCAAAATTTTGCACAATATTACAACAACCGTGTTTACCTGATTCCCTGCACCATCAATAGCCATAATTATCCCTATGTATATAAACCATACGACGGAGGTACATTCATTATAGGTTGGATGGGCAGCCACAGCACTTCTCATTACCTTAAACTAATCGAAAAGCAATTATATGGATTGACCCTTAAGAATATACCTTTTGAAGTTTGGATTGTTGGAGACACTGAATTTAAGTTCGATGTCGATATCCCGTATAAAACATTTCCATGGAGCGAACATACAGAATTGGAATTCTTATCCCGTATGCACGTCGGTATTTATCCATTACCCAACGATCCGTGGATCATGGGGAAAAGTGGCGGAAAATTACGTCAATACATGTCTTGCGGTATACCTCCTATTGCAACAGACACTCCTGTCAATCGCGAGATTATTGAAAATGGCGTAAACGGCATATTGATTCCATTTGACAATCCTGATAGTTGGACAGATGTGATTGAGGATCTCTTTAACAATCCCGGTAAATTAATGCAACTCTCTCAAAACGCTCGTAAAACCATAGAATCCAAATTTTCAACGGATGTTTATGCTCCTGTTTATTTATCTGTGTTGAATGATTGAGTGGATGAATATTGAGAATTTTCTGCCGGCAAATGTTTAAGGACGTTTTTTTTCATTAATAAAACTGAAAGTTGTTTTCTTTTTCGGTAACGGTCCAACGCTTTTTGATAAACTACAATCATCAAAGTTGCATAAAAAGGCATCATGGGAATCTTGTAACGATTCAACGCTCCGAAATTATAACTCGTAAGTCCGACCATTGCCGCAAAAAGTATGGTAAAGATAAAGAAAAACTTTAGATTCTCATCGTGGAAGATAATTTTCAATGTTCTGAAAAATCCCACTTGCAATAACACAAAAATGGTCATTAAAGTGAACACCACTGCCTCGAAACTCCCCATCAACATGGTTAAACTTCTTACTTCCCATGGATAAGGACGAAAAAGTGAAACATTGATGGCTGCCGGAATTTTTTTTAAAATGCCGGAAATACTTGGATCAAACTCTCCCAAATCATACCCCGCTTGATTTTGTGTTTCAGCCAAATATCTATGCCATGTGTAAAAACCCTCCAATGTTTTTTGCAGAGTATCTAATGAATATTTCCCTCCATGTTGCATAACTTGATAAACAATCAATCCCGATACAGATGCCACAACAATATAATAAACAGGACCAATCAAAAGTTTCATCATTCTGCCCGTTATTTTTTTTCTTCTCAAATTAAATATCCATAAAAACACCAAAGGGGCAAAAACATACAGCACATAAGGTTTTGTAACAAATATCAAATAAAAACACAAAATCAACAACCACATCCGGTAATATTGGTTTTGTTTCACCAGCATTTCATATAACCCATGCACAATCAATCCTATACAAGCAATCACAAGCGTATCTTTCAAAATAGCCGAACCCCAAAACATTACACTCGGCACCAACAAAATGCCATAAACCAACGATTTTGCGTAATCCGGATAAATTTCACTGAAAGTAAGGTACATTTTCCACAAACCCCAAAAAGACAATAAACACATGACAAATGTTGTCGATATATAACTGTTGAGCCCCAACATGTTAAAGAAAACCATGATCTTAGCCATGGCAAAACCATCGATGGATGAAATAAACCATCCGTACTTAATGCCCAAGGGATGAGAATAAAATTCGAAATTTTCACGGCTCGAAAGTAAAAACTTCCAAAAATTGACCGGATCCTCGAAAAACATGATCACGGCATCTTTCGAAACCATAAAATAAACAAAAGTGTCGCCTCCATAATAATAATAACGGAAAAACAACACAAAACCAAAGGCAACAAGCATTTTTATCAAAAAAACAGGAAAAAAATAAACATACCTGTTGTCTTGTTTTTTCTTTTTCTTTGCATAAAAATACATAATAAACAACAGGACCATTCCGTAAATTAAACCAATGATAAAATCAACCCATGTAATTTTTTCGTACATTTTTAAAAAGTCAATAAAGATGAAAACTATCGTAATAGCAACCAAAAATAAAAACAAAGTTAAAGAATTCAAGGAAATTGCCAATCAAGATCTAAACATCCGGTTTGTGGCAGCATCAGAGTTGGGAATTAATTTTGAAGCAGAAGAAACAGGTAAATCTTTCCGGGAAAATGCATTCATAAAAGCAAAAACCCTTCGTAATATCACCGAACAACCCGTCATTGGTGAAGATTCCGGACTATGTGTGGATGAACTTGACGGCCGGCCCGGCATTTACTCTGCACGCTTTGCAGGTAAAGATGCCGGTGATGAAGAAAATATAAAAAAATTGCTTGATTCTTTGAAAAATTCCACAAACCGTCATGCCTATTTTATTTGCACTATTTGCTTATTGATTGATAATCAAGAATTTTATTTTGAAGGAATTCTCCGGGGCGAAATTGCGCTTAAACCGAGAGGAAAAAACGGATTTGGTTATGATCCTGTTTTTATCCCTGAAGGATTTCAACAAACCTTGGCAGAACTTGGTCCCGATATAAAAAACAAGATCAGCCACAGAAAAAAAGCAATTATTCAATTGACAGAATTTTTGAAAAGTCATCCTTCTCTATTAAAGAATGTTTAATATGCTTATCCAGGCCGAAAATGAATACCTAAATTTTATGAGTAAACAATTACCGGAAATAATATTTAATGATTTCCGGGAAACCGTATTTCAACCGGATGCGGTAGTTTCTTTTAAATTAATTCCGGATAAATGGCAAGAAAAATCCCTACATGTCAATCTTGAAAAAATACCTTGGTCAACCCATGGTTATTACCTGCCCGTGAATATGAATTTCATCACTGACCCGTTGTGGCATGGTGGTTATTATTATGTACAAGAACCATCGTCAATGATAATAGACAGTATCATATCCCGGTTGTCCAAAGATATCACATCTCCATTGATACTTGATTTTTGCGCTGCGCCCGGCGGCAAAACGGCAGGATTACTTATAAACTCTCCTTCAACTGCCACCATTGTGGCAAATGAATGGAATGCCAAAAGGAGATTGGCGCTCTTGGAAAATTTAAATCGTTTAGGACTCGATAATTTTATCGTCACAGGCACTCATCATGAGTCCATTCAAAAGTGCGGTCCATTGTTCGACATTATCGTTTGTGACGCACCATGCAGTGGAGAGGGCTTGTTCAGAAAAATTCCCCACTCTGTCTATGAATGGAGTATACAAAAAGTAAATCATTCAGCCGGTTTACAATTGTCTATGTTACAAGGATTATGGGAAACACTCAAACCGGGAGGATATCTTATTTATTCCACCTGCACATTCAACACCATCGAAAATGAAAACGTAATCTTGCAATTAATCAATACAACAGGTGCCAAAAATATTTTTTTTGACGAATTATGCATTGATGGTATCTGTAACTTACAAATTCAAGGAGTCGATGCTTACAGATTTTTTCCACATTTGTCAAAAGGCGAAGGATTTTTCTGTTGTATTTTGAAAAAATCTTTCGAACAAACAACATTACCCAATATCAATATAACTCAATCAGAAAACCCATTGTCCCAACCGTATTTATTGTCATATTTCAAACAAGAACAATCTTTGATCTGTGAAAAAAATATTTGGTGGGCAGGTGGTAATCTTAAAGTTAAATCATATCTGGAAAAAAATAATATACAGGTCATTCAAAACGGCATTCCAGTATTTTTGGAAAAAAAACATAAAGTGCATCCCTTGCAAGATTTAATCACTCATGGCAATTTTAACCCCAAGTCACTCCCTTCTGTCGATTTAGAATTGAATGATGCATACAAATATCTTTCTCATGCCTTAAATTGGCAACATATCATCAATCGCCATCCCTATTTTTATTTTACTTACAAAAACTTTCCTTTTGGTCTTGCACAAGGTAAAACGCACACCATGGTCAACAAATACCCCTTAAATAGAAAAATACAAAAAAGATTCTCCACCGGCGAGATAAACACTCTTTTAAATTTCATTTAATAAGGCAACAAAGTCAATTCTTTTATTAAAAAGGTCTGAATTTCTGCTTCGCTTTCATATTGTTTATATCTGCCCGATTTTCCTGCATGTCCGGTTTGCATTTCCACTCTCAACAACATATTGCGTCCACACTCATTAAACAATCGCAGTTTGGCTATCCATTTTGCACCTTCCCAATAAGGCACTTGCGAATCATTAAAGCTAACCTGGGCATAAACGGCAGGATAACATGCGGCATGTACATTATCGTAGGGCGAATAAGAGGCAATGTAGCGATAAAATTCTTTTTCTTCGGGATTTCCCCATTCTTCATATTCTTGCACTGTAAGTGGAAGTTTAGGATCAGACATGGTATTCAACACATCTACAAATGGAACTTCCGCAACAACGGCTCTGAATAATTCAGGTTTCATGTTGATGACTGCTCCAACAAGCAAACCACCGGCGCTTGCTCCTCTTATGGCCAACTTATCAGCTGATGTATATCCACTATCAACCAAAAATTCAGCAGCTGCAATAAAATCTTTAAACGTATTTTTCTTTTTCAACCATTTTCCGTCAAGATACCATTGACGTCCTTTCTCCCCTCCCCCTCTCACTTGCGCCAATGCATACACAAATCCCCGTTCCAGCAGATTGATTCTTGAGATGGAAAAATATGGATCGAAAGACACTCCGTAAGCACCATACCCTTCCAACAAGCATGGATGGCTTCCGTCTTTGTTTAATCCCTTTTTATACATCAACAAAACCGGCACATCCACACTATCGTGAGACGGCACCATGACAAATTCCGTAACGTAATCGTCAGGATTGTAGTTTCCTTTGATCTTTTTTTGCCAAATCACTTTTTTCTCAAGTGTTTTCAAATCCACTTCATACTTAATGGGCATCCTGTTTAACGATTGATATGACACCCAAAATTTTTCGGTTTTAAAGGTCTGATTACCTGTCAGATAAACGGTATATGCTTTATCATCAAAAGCCAATATTCTTCGTTCTTTGGTTTGTTGATCCACTATTTCTATTGCTGTTTGTCCATTGATTCTCTCTTCGATAAGTACAAATTTGTCTGTCAACTCAAATGATGTAAGAAAATGTTCAGGATCATACGGCAAAAAGTCCACCCAGTGGTCTTTGTGTGTATTCTCTTTTTGACAGGTAGAAAGGACAAAATTTATTTTTCCGTCCCCATTATGCATAATCCAAAACAACTCGTTTGCATAATCAACATAATAAATCAAATCAACAAGACGCGACTGAAAAGAACGTAAACGGTAGCCGTCTTTATCATTTTCAAGCAAAAAAATTTCCGAAGAAGTCGAAGAAGTTGAAGCTACGAAAACCATCGAATCATCTGAAGATTTATAAACACTCAAATCAAACCTCTCATCAGGTTCTTCATATAATAATTTGTCTTCGGCCGGTTTATCCAATTGATGCAAATAAACACGGTAGGAACGATAAGTTTCGGGATGAATTCGAGTATAGATAATTTTATCGCTGTCTATCCATTCAAAGTCCGAAACATTTTCAATGGTGTAATCTTTCCATTGCCCTGATTTCAGATTCTTTATTCGGAGAAAATAAGCATTATCTCCTTTAAAATCTTCGGTAACAGCCAACCAACTTCCGTCAGGTGAAATATCCATTTCATTCAAATTGTAATACTCCCCGGTGCCGGCGCGCTCGTTGGCATCCAACAAAATTTCTCTCTCTCCCGTACTTTGGTCGATTCTAAAATAAACAGGATGTTCTTTTCCCTGTTTGTATTCGTAATAATATACAAAACCGTTTTTAAACATATAAGGAACGGTTTCTTCATCAACAATTCGGTTGATAATTTCCCGATAAAGTGTATCTTTCAGATGTCCGACAGGTTCAAAATATCGGTCGGTGCATTGATTCTCTCTTTTTAAATGATTCATTACCCGGTGTGTACCCCTTTCCCGCATCCAATAAAAATAATCTGTTCTTTCTACGCCTGCAGTAGAAAGCTTTTTTTCCTGTCTTTCTGCCATTGGTGGGCAAATCATACTCGAATTGTTAATTTTATTCATAATCATCCATAAAATTACCACAATAAAACATCCGATTGCCAACCCAAAATAAACTTTATGCCTTGGATTAGAAAAAAATTCTTTCATAAACGAAAGCGGCTTTCTTGGTTAGATGTTTTGAAAATTTTCATATCTTATTTACTCCCTGTCGTTTGAATTTTCATTATGTGGTTGCAATCGATCCTGATCAATGTCTTCTTCTTCATCCAAAATTTCCAGCAATTGCTCCTCTTTCAATGCCTTAAGATTTATAGAACGATCCAGGGAAAGCAAAAGCGAAGGCAGCAATAACAAATTGGTCAACATAGCCACAATTAAGGTAAGTGAAATCAATATTCCCATTGCTTTAGTGCCTCCAAATTCTGAAGCAATAAACACACTAAAACCAAAAAACAATATCAATGAAGTGTATACCATGCTGCTTCCGGCTTCTTTTAAAGCATGCAAGGCGGCTTCTTTGATATTGTCATAAATTTTTAATTCCTGCTGAAATTTAGCAAGATAATGAATCGTATCATCCACCGAAATACCAAATGCAATGCTAAATACGAGAATCGTAGACGGTTTCAAAGGTATACCGGCAAATCCCATAAATGCAGCCGTAGCCAATAGTGGTATAATATTGGGAATTACAGAAATTATGACCATTTTATAGTCGTAAAACAAAAAAGCCATCAATACCGAAATAACGACAATAGCAATACCTATGCTTATCAATAAATTGTTTACGAGATATTCGGTTCCTTTCGAGAATACTACACTATTTCCGGTCAAAAATACCTTATATTTTGCCGGATCAAAAATGCTGTCAATCTCAGGTTTCAATTTTGCAAATATTTTATTCATTCTGTCTGTACCAATATCTGC from the Vicingaceae bacterium genome contains:
- a CDS encoding rRNA cytosine-C5-methyltransferase, whose product is MLIQAENEYLNFMSKQLPEIIFNDFRETVFQPDAVVSFKLIPDKWQEKSLHVNLEKIPWSTHGYYLPVNMNFITDPLWHGGYYYVQEPSSMIIDSIISRLSKDITSPLILDFCAAPGGKTAGLLINSPSTATIVANEWNAKRRLALLENLNRLGLDNFIVTGTHHESIQKCGPLFDIIVCDAPCSGEGLFRKIPHSVYEWSIQKVNHSAGLQLSMLQGLWETLKPGGYLIYSTCTFNTIENENVILQLINTTGAKNIFFDELCIDGICNLQIQGVDAYRFFPHLSKGEGFFCCILKKSFEQTTLPNINITQSENPLSQPYLLSYFKQEQSLICEKNIWWAGGNLKVKSYLEKNNIQVIQNGIPVFLEKKHKVHPLQDLITHGNFNPKSLPSVDLELNDAYKYLSHALNWQHIINRHPYFYFTYKNFPFGLAQGKTHTMVNKYPLNRKIQKRFSTGEINTLLNFI
- a CDS encoding oligopeptidase B — its product is MKEFFSNPRHKVYFGLAIGCFIVVILWMIMNKINNSSMICPPMAERQEKKLSTAGVERTDYFYWMRERGTHRVMNHLKRENQCTDRYFEPVGHLKDTLYREIINRIVDEETVPYMFKNGFVYYYEYKQGKEHPVYFRIDQSTGEREILLDANERAGTGEYYNLNEMDISPDGSWLAVTEDFKGDNAYFLRIKNLKSGQWKDYTIENVSDFEWIDSDKIIYTRIHPETYRSYRVYLHQLDKPAEDKLLYEEPDERFDLSVYKSSDDSMVFVASTSSTSSEIFLLENDKDGYRLRSFQSRLVDLIYYVDYANELFWIMHNGDGKINFVLSTCQKENTHKDHWVDFLPYDPEHFLTSFELTDKFVLIEERINGQTAIEIVDQQTKERRILAFDDKAYTVYLTGNQTFKTEKFWVSYQSLNRMPIKYEVDLKTLEKKVIWQKKIKGNYNPDDYVTEFVMVPSHDSVDVPVLLMYKKGLNKDGSHPCLLEGYGAYGVSFDPYFSISRINLLERGFVYALAQVRGGGEKGRQWYLDGKWLKKKNTFKDFIAAAEFLVDSGYTSADKLAIRGASAGGLLVGAVINMKPELFRAVVAEVPFVDVLNTMSDPKLPLTVQEYEEWGNPEEKEFYRYIASYSPYDNVHAACYPAVYAQVSFNDSQVPYWEGAKWIAKLRLFNECGRNMLLRVEMQTGHAGKSGRYKQYESEAEIQTFLIKELTLLPY
- a CDS encoding hypothetical protein (possible pseudo, frameshifted) → MIVSTTALQNFAQYYNNRVYLIPCTINSHNYPYVYKPYDGGTFIIGWMGSHSTSHYLKLIEKQLYGLTLKNIPFEVWIVGDTEFKFDVDIPYKTFPWSEHTELEFLSRMHVGIYPLPNDPWIMGKSGGKLRQYMSCGIPPIATDTPVNREIIENGVNGILIPFDNPDSWTDVIEDLFNNPGKLMQLSQNARKTIESKFSTDVYAPVYLSVLND
- a CDS encoding non-canonical purine NTP pyrophosphatase; protein product: MKTIVIATKNKNKVKEFKEIANQDLNIRFVAASELGINFEAEETGKSFRENAFIKAKTLRNITEQPVIGEDSGLCVDELDGRPGIYSARFAGKDAGDEENIKKLLDSLKNSTNRHAYFICTICLLIDNQEFYFEGILRGEIALKPRGKNGFGYDPVFIPEGFQQTLAELGPDIKNKISHRKKAIIQLTEFLKSHPSLLKNV